The proteins below come from a single Tenuifilum thalassicum genomic window:
- the dapF gene encoding diaminopimelate epimerase: MNLQFYKYHGAGNDFIMIDNRKNIFSPQPNVINKLCNRYFGIGANGLILLEINNEMPFMRYFNSDGNEATMCGNGGRCFAAFTKHLGICNGNSIKFMGIDGEHIALFNPDGFIKLKMIDVKKIELIDDNYFLDTGSPHYVQFVRDIETVDVDREGKLIRKTVNFNNGGTNVNFVQEIKPGEIKIRTYERGVEAETLACGTGATAAAIAYSHYFEIETNPIDVKAIGGNLKIYFERGNERFENVWLEGPAKKVFEGIIDIDSYGKDTI; encoded by the coding sequence ATGAATCTGCAATTTTACAAATACCATGGTGCCGGAAACGATTTTATAATGATTGATAATCGAAAAAATATTTTTTCACCTCAACCCAATGTTATTAACAAGCTTTGCAACCGGTACTTTGGGATTGGAGCCAACGGGCTTATCCTTCTTGAAATCAATAACGAAATGCCTTTTATGAGATACTTTAATAGCGATGGAAATGAAGCAACAATGTGCGGGAATGGGGGAAGATGCTTCGCAGCGTTTACAAAGCATTTAGGGATTTGCAATGGAAACTCTATAAAATTTATGGGTATCGACGGTGAACATATTGCCCTATTTAACCCTGATGGTTTTATCAAGCTTAAAATGATTGATGTTAAAAAAATTGAACTAATTGACGACAATTACTTTCTAGATACTGGTTCTCCACACTATGTGCAATTTGTAAGAGACATTGAAACCGTTGATGTTGATAGGGAAGGAAAACTAATCCGAAAAACAGTAAATTTCAATAATGGCGGAACTAATGTGAACTTTGTTCAAGAGATTAAGCCTGGAGAAATAAAAATACGAACCTATGAACGAGGCGTTGAAGCAGAAACCCTTGCTTGTGGAACAGGGGCCACAGCTGCAGCTATAGCTTATTCTCACTATTTCGAAATAGAAACAAATCCTATTGACGTAAAGGCTATTGGTGGCAATCTTAAAATCTATTTTGAACGTGGAAATGAACGTTTTGAGAACGTTTGGCTTGAAGGTCCTGCTAAAAAAGTTTTTGAGGGCATAATTGACATAGACTCATATGGAAAGGATACAATTTAA
- a CDS encoding DUF1987 domain-containing protein, whose product MKALKLQETSDTPEVTLDKERGRFEFYGTIMPENPKDFFAPILNWFNEYALDPNPETSVIFKLDYFNTAASKKIIDILMTLKKIHESKNKVEICWYYKPADEDMLESGETFQEITHLPFNFISY is encoded by the coding sequence ATGAAAGCTTTAAAACTGCAGGAAACAAGTGACACCCCTGAAGTGACACTTGATAAGGAGAGAGGACGATTTGAATTTTATGGGACCATAATGCCCGAAAATCCAAAAGATTTTTTTGCCCCAATCCTCAACTGGTTTAATGAGTATGCTCTTGATCCAAATCCAGAAACTTCTGTTATTTTTAAACTAGACTACTTTAATACTGCCGCATCAAAAAAAATTATTGATATATTAATGACACTAAAAAAAATTCACGAATCTAAAAATAAAGTTGAGATATGTTGGTACTATAAACCCGCAGACGAAGATATGTTGGAATCTGGTGAAACATTTCAAGAAATTACTCACCTACCATTTAATTTTATAAGCTACTAA
- the gyrB gene encoding DNA topoisomerase (ATP-hydrolyzing) subunit B yields MSEKAQEIKNGNGSTNYSANNIQVLEGLEAVRMRPAMYIGDTGNKGLHHLVYEVVDNSIDEALAGYCNRIDIVINEDGSITISDNGRGIPVDFHEKEKKSALEVVLTVLHAGGKFDKDTYKVSGGLHGVGVSCVNALSAKLIAEVKRDGKIYRQEFSRGKPLTELQTIGSTEESGTTITFLPDNQIFTQTTVFNFEILESRIRELAFLNKGIKLTLTDKRELIENGSSHYRYAEFYSEEGLKEFIKFLDQNREALTEKVIYIENDKGEVPVEIAMQYNTSFSENVHSYVNNINTIEGGTHLTGFRSALTRTLKKYAEESGMLSKLKFDISGDDFREGLTAVISVKVAEPQFEGQTKTKLGNPEVRLAVDQAVSEALSNYLEENPKDAKNIVQKVILAAQARHAARKARELVQRKTVLSGSGLPGKLADCSEKDPSVSEIFLVEGDSAGGTAKQGRDRRFQAILPLRGKILNVEKAMQHKIFENEEIKNIFTALGVTIGTEEDSKALNLSGLRYNKVIIMTDADVDGSHIATLIMTFFFRYMTDLINEGHLYIATPPLYLVKKGKEERYCWNEEERQKAVEELGKGRDSSVHVQRYKGLGEMNAEQLWTTTMNPETRILRQVTIESAAEADRIFSMLMGDEVPPRREFIEKHAKYANIDA; encoded by the coding sequence ATGAGCGAGAAGGCGCAAGAGATTAAAAATGGGAATGGCAGTACAAACTACTCTGCCAATAATATTCAAGTACTAGAAGGGCTAGAGGCTGTTCGTATGCGTCCGGCCATGTATATTGGCGATACAGGCAATAAGGGCTTGCACCATTTAGTTTACGAGGTTGTTGACAACTCCATCGACGAAGCGCTAGCAGGCTATTGTAACAGAATTGATATAGTTATAAACGAAGATGGTTCAATTACTATCTCCGATAATGGTCGAGGGATTCCAGTTGATTTTCATGAGAAGGAGAAAAAATCTGCGCTAGAAGTAGTTCTTACAGTGCTTCATGCTGGTGGTAAATTCGATAAGGATACCTACAAAGTATCAGGAGGTCTGCATGGTGTTGGCGTATCGTGTGTTAATGCTTTATCGGCAAAACTTATTGCCGAAGTAAAACGCGACGGTAAAATTTACCGCCAGGAGTTTTCGCGCGGAAAGCCTTTAACCGAACTTCAAACCATAGGCTCTACAGAGGAAAGCGGTACCACAATTACCTTCTTGCCCGATAATCAGATTTTTACTCAAACAACAGTTTTCAATTTCGAAATACTTGAATCTCGAATTAGGGAGCTTGCTTTTCTTAATAAGGGCATAAAGCTTACTTTAACCGATAAGCGAGAGCTAATTGAGAATGGATCCTCGCATTATAGATATGCAGAGTTCTATTCCGAAGAGGGGCTGAAAGAATTTATTAAGTTTCTTGACCAAAACAGAGAAGCTCTTACCGAGAAGGTTATTTACATTGAAAACGACAAGGGTGAAGTACCTGTTGAAATAGCCATGCAGTACAATACCTCGTTTTCTGAAAACGTTCACTCCTACGTAAATAACATTAACACAATAGAGGGAGGAACCCACCTTACCGGTTTTAGAAGCGCTTTAACCCGAACTCTAAAAAAGTATGCCGAGGAATCTGGCATGCTTAGCAAGCTAAAGTTTGATATAAGTGGTGACGATTTTAGAGAGGGACTAACAGCAGTAATCTCAGTAAAAGTTGCAGAACCCCAATTCGAGGGTCAAACTAAAACCAAACTTGGCAACCCCGAAGTCCGATTGGCTGTTGACCAAGCAGTAAGCGAGGCTCTATCAAACTATCTTGAGGAGAACCCCAAGGATGCCAAAAACATTGTGCAAAAGGTTATCCTTGCTGCTCAGGCTAGGCATGCTGCACGCAAGGCGCGTGAGCTTGTTCAACGCAAAACAGTACTTTCTGGTTCTGGCCTACCCGGTAAACTTGCCGATTGCTCCGAAAAAGACCCTTCGGTTTCTGAAATATTCCTTGTTGAGGGAGACTCTGCAGGTGGTACTGCTAAACAAGGACGAGACAGAAGGTTTCAAGCAATCCTCCCCCTACGTGGTAAGATTTTGAATGTTGAAAAGGCCATGCAGCATAAAATATTTGAAAATGAAGAGATTAAAAATATCTTCACTGCTCTTGGCGTAACTATTGGTACCGAAGAAGATAGTAAAGCATTAAACCTATCGGGCTTAAGGTACAACAAAGTTATTATCATGACCGATGCTGATGTGGATGGTAGCCACATTGCAACTCTTATCATGACATTCTTCTTCCGCTATATGACCGACCTTATCAACGAAGGACATTTATATATAGCGACACCACCACTCTACTTAGTAAAGAAAGGGAAAGAGGAACGTTACTGTTGGAACGAAGAGGAAAGACAAAAAGCCGTTGAGGAATTAGGAAAAGGACGCGATAGTTCAGTTCATGTTCAACGCTACAAAGGTTTGGGAGAAATGAACGCGGAACAGCTATGGACCACCACTATGAATCCTGAAACTAGGATTCTTAGACAGGTTACAATAGAAAGTGCTGCAGAAGCAGACCGCATCTTCTCTATGCTTATGGGAGATGAGGTTCCTCCCAGACGAGAATTTATTGAGAAACATGCTAAATACGCTAATATTGATGCATAA
- a CDS encoding tetratricopeptide repeat protein — protein sequence MKKQLVLCLTLVFSISLISFAQESIRLSSDNAKYEKAVDLFEKEMFADAQKAFESYLQTLLDGYYQKRVNTEFHIAMCAIALNNQDAEYLIGQFILKYPESELIDQAYFAMGKIQYQLKKYSKAIYWLSQINRNGLDKEKQFEWQFMLGYCFFMNKDYNQANRWLYQIKDIDNKFSSPATYYYSHIAYLQKNYATALKGFKKLKNDELFAPIVPYYITHIYYLEGDYKKVTEYSPKLAKENKSKRASEIAKIVGDAFFKLKMYDSSLTYLKLYEERYKEKLSREDIYLLGFAYYKNNKYEDAAKYLERVATFDDSLSQNANYHLADCYLKLNDKSKARQAFGLASKLDFDKVIKEDALFNFAKLTYEQLYAPFNEAIDAFNTYIKLFPNSPRIDEAYNYLTLAYLSSKNYKEAVAALEKITNKDATIKTALQRAAFFRGLELFQNLDYNSAIKMFSLSLEHAGYNQQIAAQAIFWMAESYYRIGEYQNAATNYEKFILTPGAFTLDEYLIAHYYLGYAYFKLKQYDNAIAWYRKYINLNEKKPSNLVADSYNRIGDCFFIQRRYWAGIDYYEKAANMDLLDADYALFQRGFSLGLVNRPEKKINTLKQLVEKYPSSSYYDDAIFEIAEAYNSIEDYKTAIEYYKIIEKDYPNSSYYPKALVQLGLLYYNANDPDNSLVYYKKVVESYPNSAEAKNALIGIRNIYIDKGDADSYFNYASKLGNIANISVAEKDSLSYMAAEKVYLTGNCEKSIQTFNSYIEENPQGNFIINALFYMADCYTRINSNDKAIECLSTIAEKPKNNFTEKSLIKLSNLYFEQEEFEKAYEYYDKLESVAEIKKNLLDARIGKLRCAYNLNKYDQVTIIAPNVISTEKISPEIERETRFKLAHAYFHLNKTDDALIEFSKVAQNLKTVEGAESKYMKALIYFQRGEYNRTESEVFSFAENNTPHQYWLAKSFILLAETYAAQNDFFQAKATLQSVLDGYTNTDDGIIDEATDKLNELVKAEKERQTVNQN from the coding sequence ATGAAGAAGCAACTAGTTTTATGTTTGACTTTGGTATTTTCAATTAGTCTAATTTCATTTGCTCAGGAAAGCATTAGACTTTCTTCTGATAATGCTAAGTATGAAAAAGCAGTTGACCTTTTCGAGAAGGAAATGTTTGCCGATGCTCAAAAGGCATTTGAAAGTTATCTTCAAACATTACTCGATGGTTACTACCAGAAAAGGGTAAATACAGAATTTCACATTGCAATGTGCGCTATTGCGCTTAACAATCAGGATGCTGAATATCTTATCGGACAATTTATTCTCAAATATCCCGAAAGTGAGCTAATAGACCAAGCCTACTTCGCCATGGGGAAAATTCAATATCAGCTAAAAAAGTATTCTAAAGCAATTTACTGGCTATCTCAAATCAATAGAAATGGCTTGGACAAAGAAAAACAGTTTGAATGGCAGTTCATGCTTGGTTACTGCTTTTTTATGAATAAAGACTATAATCAAGCCAACCGTTGGTTATATCAGATTAAGGATATTGACAACAAGTTTTCGTCGCCAGCTACATATTACTATTCACATATTGCCTATTTACAAAAAAATTATGCTACCGCCCTTAAAGGTTTTAAAAAGCTGAAAAACGATGAGCTTTTTGCACCCATTGTTCCATACTACATAACACACATCTACTATCTTGAGGGCGATTATAAAAAGGTTACCGAATACTCTCCTAAACTTGCAAAAGAAAATAAAAGCAAACGGGCATCGGAAATAGCAAAAATTGTTGGAGATGCATTTTTTAAACTAAAAATGTACGATAGCTCTTTAACCTATCTTAAACTTTATGAGGAAAGATATAAGGAAAAACTGTCACGTGAAGATATCTATCTATTAGGGTTTGCTTACTATAAAAATAACAAGTACGAAGATGCTGCAAAATACCTTGAACGTGTAGCTACGTTCGACGATTCGCTTAGTCAGAATGCCAACTACCACTTGGCCGATTGCTATCTAAAACTGAACGACAAGAGCAAAGCCCGTCAAGCCTTTGGTCTTGCATCAAAGCTTGATTTTGATAAGGTTATTAAGGAAGATGCCCTTTTTAACTTTGCCAAGCTGACCTATGAGCAACTTTATGCCCCCTTCAACGAAGCTATTGATGCATTTAACACCTACATTAAGCTTTTTCCAAACTCCCCAAGAATCGACGAGGCATACAACTACCTTACACTTGCCTATCTCAGTTCAAAAAACTATAAGGAGGCTGTAGCAGCGCTCGAAAAAATCACAAATAAAGATGCGACTATCAAAACAGCCCTCCAACGCGCTGCATTCTTCAGAGGATTAGAACTTTTTCAAAACTTAGATTATAATAGCGCAATTAAGATGTTCTCACTTTCGTTGGAACATGCTGGCTATAACCAGCAAATTGCAGCACAAGCTATTTTTTGGATGGCAGAATCATATTACAGGATAGGTGAATACCAAAACGCTGCCACAAACTACGAGAAATTTATCCTAACGCCAGGTGCTTTTACTCTTGATGAGTATCTGATTGCTCATTACTACCTAGGCTACGCTTATTTTAAACTCAAGCAGTATGATAATGCAATTGCTTGGTACAGAAAATATATCAATCTAAACGAAAAGAAACCAAGCAATCTTGTTGCCGACTCATACAATCGTATTGGCGATTGCTTTTTCATACAACGTCGATACTGGGCAGGTATTGACTATTACGAAAAAGCGGCAAATATGGATTTACTAGATGCAGATTATGCTCTTTTTCAACGAGGATTTTCTTTGGGGCTAGTTAACCGACCAGAGAAAAAAATTAACACCCTTAAGCAGCTTGTAGAAAAGTACCCCAGTTCTAGCTACTATGATGATGCTATATTTGAAATTGCTGAAGCTTATAATAGCATTGAAGATTACAAAACTGCCATTGAGTATTACAAAATAATAGAGAAAGACTATCCTAATAGTAGCTACTATCCCAAGGCATTAGTCCAGCTAGGACTTTTATACTATAATGCTAACGACCCCGATAACTCATTAGTTTACTACAAAAAAGTAGTTGAAAGTTATCCAAACTCAGCCGAAGCAAAAAATGCGCTTATAGGAATACGAAATATTTACATTGATAAAGGCGATGCAGACTCATACTTCAACTACGCATCAAAACTTGGTAATATAGCAAATATCAGCGTTGCTGAGAAGGATTCGCTTAGCTACATGGCTGCAGAAAAAGTATATCTCACGGGTAACTGTGAGAAATCAATCCAGACATTCAATTCGTATATAGAAGAAAACCCACAGGGCAACTTTATAATTAATGCGCTTTTCTACATGGCTGATTGTTATACCAGAATTAATAGTAACGATAAAGCGATTGAGTGTTTATCTACAATAGCTGAAAAGCCAAAGAATAACTTCACCGAAAAAAGTCTTATTAAGCTAAGCAACCTCTACTTTGAGCAAGAGGAATTTGAAAAAGCTTATGAATACTACGATAAGCTAGAATCGGTTGCAGAAATAAAGAAGAATCTTTTAGATGCTCGAATTGGAAAACTAAGATGTGCATACAACCTAAATAAATATGATCAAGTAACAATCATAGCACCAAATGTGATATCAACAGAAAAAATATCGCCTGAAATTGAAAGAGAAACTAGGTTTAAGCTAGCACATGCATACTTCCACCTAAATAAAACCGATGATGCGTTAATTGAGTTCTCTAAAGTTGCCCAAAACCTAAAAACAGTTGAGGGTGCGGAATCAAAATATATGAAGGCACTTATCTATTTCCAACGAGGAGAATACAACCGAACAGAATCGGAAGTGTTTTCTTTTGCCGAAAATAACACTCCACACCAATACTGGTTGGCAAAAAGTTTTATCCTTTTAGCCGAAACCTATGCTGCTCAAAACGACTTCTTCCAAGCTAAAGCTACACTTCAAAGCGTATTAGACGGATATACTAATACCGATGACGGAATAATTGATGAAGCTACCGATAAGTTAAATGAACTAGTAAAAGCAGAAAAGGAACGTCAAACCGTTAATCAGAACTAG
- a CDS encoding TonB-dependent receptor yields the protein MKRKFNNLILLSTLFIFGSSNIILAQDDKMVKEVQVVRPYEPSISDANKINIQPKIVDTIRVNPNFSYSIIQRPISTYFTPAPLSAARMVAEPLPDLSRNYLRLGIGNSILPQAEFYFASNRNSDYTYGAWLKYFNNKPKIKFDNSNEVKAPASNIDMLLFGKRMFNDKVLSGDIGYNQIKRTYYGYNFYNAALQPSNDKQAINRFAANFEFKSTTKDSSKFNYQAKANFYHLNDKYDLEENMLKGMLSVNKFIDKEQFGGDIMYIHYGRNNTDGSKNNTIIRIKPWAHFSGKQWHAFAGLNVIVDANGNVNETYFFPNAFISYDIVSHYVIPYVEINGDVEENSYYTLLSTNPWLYTSTESWNSVNKLMIGGGIKGKFSPVVSYNINANYSIIDSLALFRNISIDTNNPLFNRFGLVFDNIERTTIKGELALEPSKLFRMSISGEFYQYKTSKEAKPWHLPNYKIATSIEYILMSKLKINALIAAEGKRWAIDASSSPIHLDGFLDFNLGAEYLYNKRASIFINFNNITSTAYQIWYLYPSQKFNMVAGVSYKF from the coding sequence ATGAAAAGGAAATTCAACAACCTAATACTCTTATCAACCCTATTTATTTTTGGTAGTAGTAATATCATTTTAGCCCAAGACGATAAAATGGTAAAAGAGGTGCAGGTTGTCCGCCCCTATGAACCATCAATCTCAGATGCTAACAAAATAAACATCCAACCAAAGATAGTTGACACTATTAGGGTAAACCCTAACTTTTCATACTCAATTATTCAGCGTCCAATTAGTACATATTTTACCCCTGCTCCACTTTCAGCAGCAAGAATGGTTGCTGAACCCCTACCCGATTTAAGTAGAAACTACTTAAGGCTTGGGATTGGCAACTCTATTTTACCTCAGGCAGAGTTCTATTTTGCAAGCAATAGAAACTCAGATTACACCTATGGGGCATGGTTGAAATATTTTAATAATAAACCCAAAATAAAATTTGATAACAGCAATGAGGTTAAAGCCCCAGCATCAAATATCGACATGCTTTTGTTTGGTAAAAGAATGTTCAACGATAAAGTTTTGTCGGGCGATATAGGATACAACCAAATTAAAAGAACATACTACGGATATAACTTCTATAACGCAGCATTACAACCTTCAAACGACAAGCAAGCTATTAATAGGTTTGCAGCAAATTTTGAGTTTAAATCAACCACTAAAGATTCTTCAAAATTCAACTACCAAGCCAAAGCAAACTTCTACCACTTAAACGATAAATACGATTTAGAAGAGAATATGCTAAAAGGGATGCTAAGTGTCAACAAATTTATAGACAAGGAACAATTTGGTGGCGACATAATGTACATCCATTACGGTCGCAATAACACAGATGGCAGTAAAAACAACACAATTATAAGGATAAAACCTTGGGCCCATTTCTCTGGCAAACAATGGCATGCTTTTGCAGGTTTAAATGTAATTGTAGATGCAAATGGGAATGTTAATGAAACCTATTTCTTCCCTAACGCATTTATTTCATATGATATTGTAAGCCATTATGTTATACCCTATGTTGAAATTAATGGAGATGTTGAAGAAAACTCATATTACACATTATTATCAACCAATCCATGGCTATATACTAGCACAGAATCCTGGAACTCAGTAAATAAACTTATGATTGGTGGAGGGATTAAGGGTAAATTTAGCCCTGTAGTTTCTTACAATATAAATGCTAACTATAGCATTATTGACAGCCTAGCATTGTTCAGAAACATAAGTATTGACACAAACAATCCGCTTTTTAACAGGTTTGGGTTAGTATTCGACAATATTGAAAGAACAACCATCAAAGGAGAGCTTGCTCTAGAGCCAAGCAAATTGTTCCGCATGAGTATATCAGGAGAGTTTTATCAGTACAAAACCAGCAAAGAGGCCAAACCATGGCACCTGCCAAACTATAAGATAGCCACCAGTATTGAATACATTTTAATGAGCAAGCTCAAAATAAATGCACTTATTGCAGCCGAAGGTAAAAGATGGGCTATTGATGCAAGTTCAAGTCCCATTCATCTGGATGGCTTTTTGGACTTTAATTTAGGTGCCGAATATCTGTATAATAAAAGGGCATCGATATTTATTAACTTTAACAATATCACGTCAACAGCATACCAAATTTGGTACCTGTACCCATCTCAAAAGTTTAACATGGTAGCTGGTGTTAGCTATAAATTTTAA
- a CDS encoding tetratricopeptide repeat protein: protein MLRIAAQEINLLPKDKQEDVDRYKELVVRYKQANNPQQAAFYLNKIAFIYWENGNPKEAINYFLETIPLNERIGNYNDIKAVYSNIALIYSDMDRLDLTLEYFYKSLDAVVS from the coding sequence ATGCTTAGGATTGCTGCACAAGAAATCAATCTTTTGCCTAAAGATAAGCAAGAAGATGTTGATAGATACAAGGAACTTGTTGTAAGATATAAACAAGCAAATAATCCACAGCAAGCGGCATTCTATCTAAATAAAATAGCATTTATTTATTGGGAAAATGGCAATCCTAAAGAGGCCATAAACTATTTCCTTGAAACTATTCCTCTAAATGAGAGGATTGGAAATTATAATGATATTAAAGCGGTATATAGTAATATCGCTCTAATCTATTCCGATATGGATAGGTTAGATTTAACACTTGAATACTTTTACAAGAGTTTAGACGCCGTCGTAAGCTAA
- a CDS encoding SpoIIE family protein phosphatase translates to MLLQEFRRRRKLNNKGEVAAGLIDVAYIHTALNQSEKAIQLLEEALELSREVNNPRLILNSLKLLAQNYDNMGNTAKASEFSGMASAYEQQLQTQQLKNEYETKVVQSQAEAERERMQRTQQELLMSLRELKAKATQDSLNYALMRKQDSLRKAEEEAQRKQTEIDLLTTDRMLKEAQLREQQAQSRVQRLIIFSGGFIVLILLVSSIAIYKNYNDKKKANELLNLQNIEIQKQRDQIQKQNENISKSINYAQGIQKALLPPQTSLQQLFPESFIFFRPRDVVSGDYYWFKELTKGFDSKEKTGKIAVSAIDCTGHGVPGAFLSMIGYNLLDDIVFRGIHKPGAILKELNNGIRRTLRQDETDNRDGMDMALCVVDTNTNTVEFSGAKNPLVYVVNNEVTRIRGDKESIGGGMDYRDDDFNTHVIKVESPTWFYMFSDGFIDQFGGPDGRKFMIRNFIDLLGSIAILPPEQQREILKNTLKEWIGTKYPQVDDILVLGFKIEPS, encoded by the coding sequence ATACTTTTACAAGAGTTTAGACGCCGTCGTAAGCTAAACAATAAGGGAGAGGTTGCTGCAGGTTTAATTGATGTAGCATACATTCACACAGCATTAAACCAGTCGGAAAAAGCTATTCAGCTTTTAGAAGAGGCACTTGAACTTTCAAGAGAAGTGAATAATCCCAGGTTAATTCTTAACTCTTTAAAACTTTTAGCCCAAAATTACGATAACATGGGTAATACCGCTAAAGCATCTGAATTTTCAGGAATGGCAAGTGCTTATGAGCAGCAACTTCAAACCCAACAACTTAAAAATGAGTACGAAACAAAAGTTGTTCAATCTCAAGCCGAAGCAGAAAGAGAAAGAATGCAACGCACTCAACAAGAACTACTTATGAGTTTGCGTGAGTTAAAAGCAAAAGCTACCCAAGATTCGTTAAATTATGCTTTAATGCGAAAACAAGATAGTCTCCGCAAAGCAGAGGAAGAAGCACAACGTAAACAAACAGAAATCGACCTGTTAACCACCGATAGAATGCTTAAGGAAGCACAGCTAAGAGAGCAACAAGCTCAATCAAGAGTTCAAAGACTCATTATCTTTTCAGGTGGATTTATTGTTCTAATTCTCCTTGTTTCATCAATTGCCATTTACAAGAACTATAATGATAAGAAAAAAGCAAATGAACTACTTAACCTACAAAATATTGAGATACAAAAACAACGCGACCAAATCCAAAAACAAAACGAGAATATAAGCAAGAGTATCAACTACGCACAAGGAATTCAAAAAGCACTACTTCCACCTCAAACAAGCCTGCAGCAGCTTTTCCCAGAGTCATTTATATTTTTCCGACCTCGCGATGTGGTTAGTGGCGACTACTATTGGTTTAAGGAATTAACCAAAGGATTTGATTCAAAAGAAAAAACTGGTAAAATTGCGGTATCGGCTATAGATTGTACTGGTCATGGAGTTCCAGGTGCTTTCCTTTCAATGATTGGTTACAACCTTCTTGACGACATTGTTTTTAGAGGTATTCATAAACCTGGTGCAATTCTTAAAGAGCTAAACAACGGTATTCGAAGAACCTTACGTCAGGATGAAACCGATAACCGAGATGGTATGGACATGGCACTTTGCGTGGTGGATACTAATACAAACACCGTTGAGTTCTCTGGCGCTAAAAACCCATTAGTATATGTGGTTAATAACGAGGTAACCCGTATTAGAGGTGATAAAGAATCAATTGGAGGTGGAATGGATTATAGAGATGATGATTTTAACACACACGTAATAAAGGTTGAGAGCCCCACCTGGTTTTATATGTTTTCCGATGGATTTATAGACCAATTTGGTGGACCCGATGGCCGTAAATTCATGATTAGAAACTTTATTGATTTACTAGGTAGCATAGCCATTTTACCTCCCGAACAGCAACGAGAAATCCTTAAAAACACTTTAAAAGAATGGATTGGAACCAAATATCCTCAAGTTGACGATATTCTCGTTTTAGGTTTTAAAATCGAACCATCTTAG
- a CDS encoding toxin-antitoxin system YwqK family antitoxin codes for MILGFNLSVYSQQSFIFVEKEGPNGLLKEKYQGLVSEKGDTIRQGKYSYYFDNGVLQQEGFYVDGKPDSVWITYYETGARKSLFNYKAGKKEGEFLFWKPDGTIYQKGEYKNDLLDGILETFHPNGIVNSRSHYRNGRLNGISEIFDESQVLRLKSEYLNDTLNGIWETYYDSGELNYKGKKYKGRYIDTLYTYYKSGKLKRKVFYNNDGQLDGKLEDFYENGTLRLVSHHTNGIQNGEFIEYYSDGKIAEIGTYKNNYKVGEWISYYPNGCMHGRGKFEKGYLNGKWLFWWPNGLLKQVGEYCNGKACGFWRYYNQNGSLVLAGNYVGDKQNGIWTTFYPLGKVAGRIYYVNGDAVGVKWLYDMDGTLQKRFQLKGIDSK; via the coding sequence TTGATTTTAGGGTTTAACCTTTCGGTTTACTCTCAGCAGAGTTTTATTTTTGTTGAAAAGGAGGGTCCCAACGGTTTACTAAAGGAAAAGTACCAAGGTTTAGTTTCAGAAAAAGGCGATACAATCCGTCAAGGTAAATATTCCTATTATTTTGATAATGGTGTTCTTCAGCAGGAAGGGTTTTATGTTGATGGTAAACCTGATAGTGTATGGATTACATATTATGAAACTGGCGCCAGAAAAAGCCTTTTTAATTACAAAGCAGGCAAGAAGGAGGGCGAGTTCTTATTTTGGAAACCAGATGGAACAATCTATCAAAAGGGCGAATATAAAAATGATTTACTGGATGGGATTCTTGAAACATTTCACCCCAACGGGATTGTTAATTCTAGGTCGCATTATAGGAATGGGAGATTAAACGGTATTAGTGAAATATTCGATGAGAGCCAGGTGTTAAGACTAAAGAGTGAGTATTTAAATGATACTCTTAACGGAATCTGGGAGACTTACTATGATTCGGGTGAGTTAAACTATAAGGGGAAAAAGTATAAGGGCAGGTATATTGATACCCTTTATACCTACTATAAGAGCGGAAAGTTAAAGCGTAAAGTTTTCTACAATAATGATGGGCAACTGGATGGGAAACTTGAAGATTTTTATGAAAATGGCACCTTGAGGTTAGTGTCTCATCATACAAACGGTATTCAAAATGGCGAATTTATAGAGTACTATTCCGATGGCAAAATTGCAGAGATAGGAACTTATAAGAACAATTATAAAGTAGGAGAGTGGATTAGCTATTATCCAAATGGTTGTATGCATGGGCGGGGTAAATTTGAAAAAGGTTACCTAAATGGTAAATGGCTTTTTTGGTGGCCAAATGGCTTGTTGAAACAAGTTGGAGAGTACTGTAATGGTAAAGCTTGTGGGTTTTGGCGATACTATAACCAGAATGGTTCCTTGGTTTTGGCTGGTAATTATGTAGGCGACAAGCAAAATGGAATTTGGACAACATTCTATCCTTTGGGGAAGGTAGCAGGAAGAATTTATTACGTTAATGGGGACGCAGTTGGTGTTAAGTGGTTGTACGACATGGATGGTACTTTACAAAAACGATTTCAGCTAAAAGGAATAGATAGTAAATAA